One part of the Muntiacus reevesi chromosome 18, mMunRee1.1, whole genome shotgun sequence genome encodes these proteins:
- the UBALD2 gene encoding UBA-like domain-containing protein 2 isoform X2: MSVNMDELRHQVMINQFVLAAGCAADQAKQLLQAAHWQFETALSTFFQETNIPNGHHHHQMMCTPSNTPATPPNFPDALAMFSKLRASEGLQSSNSPMTAVACSPPANFSPFWASSPPSHQAAWIPPSSPTAHSFHHLHHPQPTWPPGAQQGSTQQKAMAAMDGQR; this comes from the exons ATGTCGGTGAACATGGATGAGCTGCGGCACCAGGTCATGATCAACCAGTTCGTGCTGGCAGCGGGCTGCGCGGCCGACCAGGCGAAGCAGCTGCTGCAGGCGGCCCACTGGCAATTTGAG ACCGCCCTGAGCACGTTTTTCCAAGAAACCAACATTCCCAacggccaccaccaccaccagatg ATGTGTACCCCCAGCAACACACCTGCCACACCGCCCAACTTCCCTGACGCGCTGGCCATGTTCTCAAAGCTTCGTGCCTCTGAGGGCCTGCAGAGCAGCAACAGCCCCATGACCGCCGTGGCCTGCTCACCCCCTGCAAACTTCAGCCCCTTCTGGGCCTCGTCCCCGCCCAGCCACCAGGCCGCCTGgatcccaccctcctcccccacgGCCCACAgcttccaccacctccaccacccacAGCCCACGTGGCCCCCCGGAGCACAGCAGGGGAGCACGCAGCAGAAAGCCATGGCGGCGATGGACGGCCagagatga
- the UBALD2 gene encoding UBA-like domain-containing protein 2 isoform X1: MSVNMDELRHQVMINQFVLAAGCAADQAKQLLQAAHWQFETALSTFFQETNIPNGHHHHQMQMCTPSNTPATPPNFPDALAMFSKLRASEGLQSSNSPMTAVACSPPANFSPFWASSPPSHQAAWIPPSSPTAHSFHHLHHPQPTWPPGAQQGSTQQKAMAAMDGQR; this comes from the exons ATGTCGGTGAACATGGATGAGCTGCGGCACCAGGTCATGATCAACCAGTTCGTGCTGGCAGCGGGCTGCGCGGCCGACCAGGCGAAGCAGCTGCTGCAGGCGGCCCACTGGCAATTTGAG ACCGCCCTGAGCACGTTTTTCCAAGAAACCAACATTCCCAacggccaccaccaccaccagatg CAGATGTGTACCCCCAGCAACACACCTGCCACACCGCCCAACTTCCCTGACGCGCTGGCCATGTTCTCAAAGCTTCGTGCCTCTGAGGGCCTGCAGAGCAGCAACAGCCCCATGACCGCCGTGGCCTGCTCACCCCCTGCAAACTTCAGCCCCTTCTGGGCCTCGTCCCCGCCCAGCCACCAGGCCGCCTGgatcccaccctcctcccccacgGCCCACAgcttccaccacctccaccacccacAGCCCACGTGGCCCCCCGGAGCACAGCAGGGGAGCACGCAGCAGAAAGCCATGGCGGCGATGGACGGCCagagatga